A portion of the Acidisarcina polymorpha genome contains these proteins:
- a CDS encoding valine--tRNA ligase, which translates to MPRELPKAYDPAAIEDRWAEYWVQEQLFDTRAERFERSAARSSTAAHPFTILLPPPNVTGRLHMGHMLNQTEMDILTRWRRMRGDLALWVPGTDHAGIATQMMVERQLKAEGKSRQQLGREAFLERVWQWKQLYGGAILDQMKRLGVSVDWSREYFTMDENLSVAVKEAFVRLHEQGLIYRGAYIVNWCPGCQTAISDVEVVHEEQKSSLWEIRYEVIEEPGTYLTIATTRPETMLGDTAVAVHPLDERYLHLHGKRLRLPLLGREIPVITDDYVSRDFGTGAVKITPAHDPNDFVIGQRHGLPSINVMDETAHINENGGVYAGLDRYEARARIVADLEAHGFLVSIKEHTNNVGRCDRSKDVVEPRLSTQWFVKIQPLADQAIAAVEQGYIHFTPDQYRKTYMEWMRNIHDWCISRQLWWGHRIPAWHCLTCKQITVARDTPSSCQHCASIHITQETDVLDTWFSSGLLPFTVFGWPQSTADLATFYPTQLLVTGFDILFFWVARMIMLGCHFMSDMPMPDGSERTLKDAVPFRQVYIHALVRDADRQKMSKTKGNVVDPIEIVQRFGTDAVRFTLAAMASPGTDIAFSEARTEGYRAFANKIWNSARLVFTNMNRAAEVGLTVDPSRLLTDPVLGPSSPIEARWIVSRLNTAAAEVNQALAEYRFHEAANIIYQFFWGEFCDWYLEIVKLRLDFGENADKTATQSALATLIGVFESALRLLSPFMPFITEEIWHALYNQQAPAASIALTRYPQPVAEHIDPETERQMKLLQEVIVTLRALRKDLEVPERELVAAYFLSSENIDRLLIDNADVIQKLARISSIDTETIWKLPSTNTRTAPDFTVGVKYEKQIDVAAERDRLTKKLEQYEKGLASAERQLGNAAFLAKAPEHIVAGLKKQAAEMAVLRQETVAALDSLAAQV; encoded by the coding sequence ATGCCACGCGAACTACCCAAAGCCTACGACCCCGCCGCCATAGAAGATCGCTGGGCGGAATACTGGGTACAAGAGCAGCTTTTTGATACCAGGGCAGAGCGCTTTGAGCGTTCCGCAGCAAGATCGTCGACCGCAGCGCACCCCTTCACGATTCTCCTGCCTCCACCGAATGTGACCGGCCGCCTGCACATGGGCCATATGCTGAACCAGACGGAGATGGACATCCTCACCCGTTGGCGCCGCATGCGGGGCGATCTCGCCCTGTGGGTTCCCGGTACCGACCACGCCGGCATCGCCACCCAGATGATGGTCGAAAGGCAGCTGAAGGCCGAAGGCAAATCCCGCCAGCAACTCGGCCGCGAAGCCTTCCTCGAACGCGTCTGGCAATGGAAACAGCTCTACGGCGGCGCCATCCTCGACCAGATGAAGCGCCTCGGCGTGAGCGTCGACTGGTCGCGCGAATACTTCACCATGGACGAGAACCTCTCTGTCGCGGTGAAAGAGGCCTTCGTACGTCTGCATGAACAGGGGCTGATCTATCGCGGCGCATACATCGTCAACTGGTGCCCAGGCTGCCAGACCGCCATCTCCGACGTTGAAGTCGTCCACGAAGAGCAAAAGAGCAGCCTTTGGGAAATCCGGTATGAAGTCATCGAGGAGCCAGGGACATACCTGACGATCGCCACGACACGCCCGGAGACGATGCTGGGCGATACCGCCGTCGCTGTCCATCCACTCGACGAGCGTTACCTGCACCTGCATGGCAAGCGGCTGCGGCTGCCATTATTAGGTCGCGAAATCCCAGTAATAACGGATGATTATGTGAGCCGCGACTTCGGGACGGGGGCGGTCAAGATCACGCCCGCTCACGATCCCAATGATTTCGTCATCGGCCAACGCCATGGATTGCCGTCCATCAACGTGATGGATGAGACCGCCCATATCAACGAGAACGGCGGAGTTTATGCCGGGCTTGATCGCTACGAAGCTCGCGCCAGGATTGTCGCCGACCTCGAAGCGCACGGATTTCTTGTCTCGATCAAAGAGCACACCAACAATGTGGGCCGCTGCGACCGTTCGAAGGACGTCGTCGAGCCGCGCCTGTCCACGCAGTGGTTCGTCAAGATCCAGCCGCTCGCCGACCAGGCCATCGCCGCTGTAGAGCAGGGCTACATCCATTTCACCCCTGACCAGTACCGCAAGACTTACATGGAGTGGATGCGCAACATCCACGACTGGTGTATCTCCCGGCAGCTCTGGTGGGGGCATCGCATTCCCGCCTGGCATTGCTTGACATGCAAGCAGATCACCGTCGCCCGCGACACCCCGAGCTCCTGTCAACACTGCGCTAGCATTCACATCACCCAGGAAACCGATGTTCTCGACACCTGGTTTTCGTCGGGCCTGCTGCCTTTTACTGTCTTCGGATGGCCACAATCGACTGCCGACCTAGCCACTTTCTATCCGACCCAGCTGCTCGTCACTGGCTTTGACATACTCTTCTTCTGGGTGGCCAGAATGATCATGCTCGGCTGTCACTTCATGAGCGACATGCCGATGCCCGACGGCTCTGAGCGGACTTTGAAAGATGCGGTTCCCTTCCGCCAGGTCTACATTCACGCCCTGGTCCGCGACGCGGACCGCCAGAAGATGTCGAAGACCAAGGGCAACGTCGTCGACCCGATCGAGATCGTCCAGCGCTTCGGCACCGATGCCGTCAGGTTCACGCTCGCGGCGATGGCGTCGCCGGGTACTGACATCGCCTTCAGCGAAGCTCGGACTGAAGGCTACCGCGCTTTCGCCAATAAGATCTGGAACTCGGCCCGTCTGGTCTTTACAAACATGAATCGCGCCGCCGAAGTTGGCTTGACCGTCGATCCCTCCCGGCTGCTTACCGACCCGGTGCTTGGGCCATCCAGCCCGATCGAGGCTCGCTGGATCGTCTCCCGGCTTAACACAGCCGCGGCCGAGGTGAACCAGGCGCTTGCCGAATACCGCTTTCACGAGGCAGCCAACATCATCTACCAGTTCTTCTGGGGAGAGTTCTGCGACTGGTATCTGGAGATCGTGAAGCTGCGCCTCGACTTTGGGGAGAACGCCGATAAAACTGCGACGCAGTCCGCGCTCGCCACGCTGATTGGCGTCTTCGAGTCGGCGCTTCGGCTGCTTTCGCCTTTCATGCCATTTATCACCGAAGAGATCTGGCACGCGCTCTACAATCAGCAGGCCCCCGCCGCTTCGATCGCGCTGACTCGTTATCCACAGCCGGTGGCCGAACACATCGATCCAGAAACTGAACGGCAAATGAAGCTGTTGCAAGAAGTAATCGTGACCCTTCGAGCCTTGCGGAAAGACTTGGAGGTGCCCGAGCGCGAACTGGTCGCGGCTTATTTCCTGTCCTCTGAGAACATCGACCGGCTGCTCATCGACAACGCCGACGTCATTCAAAAATTGGCGCGCATCTCCTCCATCGACACCGAAACGATATGGAAGCTGCCCTCAACCAACACCCGCACCGCTCCAGACTTTACCGTGGGGGTGAAATACGAAAAGCAGATCGACGTCGCCGCGGAACGTGACCGGCTTACGAAGAAACTTGAGCAGTATGAGAAGGGCCTTGCCAGCGCGGAGCGTCAGCTCGGCAACGCAGCGTTCCTCGCGAAGGCCCCCGAGCATATCGTCGCCGGACTCAAGAAACAGGCTGCCGAAATGGCGGTTCTTCGGCAGGAAACCGTCGCCGCTCTCGATAGCCTTGCAGCTCAGGTCTAA